CAGATAGGCCAAACGCACTTTCAGCGCGCCGCTGTCGTAATCGCAAGCGCGGCCCACGTCCCGCCCAAACGCCAGCCCGAGAGCGGCGCCGGACGAGCCCAGGAAATTGCGTCCGACGAAGAAAGGACGGCAACCGAGATTGCCGTCAAACGGGGCTTTCATGCGCTGGCGGTCCTCGCTAGTTACGCTGCGGAAACACGCCCTGCAGGGCAATGATGAAAGTGATCGGCAAACTCGGCATGACGTTGTTATGCGGCAGCGAGCCGCCCTGCATCGGCAGTGGCGCCAGCGCTACCGTCGGCGGGGTCGTAGCATACGGCGCATATGCGTTGCCGTTCCCGCTCTTGGTAAATGCCGCACCCGTTACAGGCGCGCTCACCCCGACCGCCGCACGCGGACTGATACTGTTCATTACATGGTTGTGCTGTGGCATCTGGTTTTGCAGCAACGTTACGCCCGCCGAACCACCGGATTCGCCAATTACCCTCGGGCTCAGTCCCGGGCCGGCTCCGGTTCCGATCGGTATGCTTCCCTGCAGATTGGGCAAGCCAAAGTTGCTGGTGCCGTTGCCGCCGAAGCTGACACCGATCAGGGAAAAAAGCGCGCTGTACTGTTGAATCGGCAAGAGGGCGCCATCACAAAAGGCGTTCCTGCTCGGCGCGAAACTGCCGGCAAACATTCTGATTTCAGCGAGAAATGGTGAAGTCATGACGGTCGTATCCTCAATTGCGAGTCGGGAAAACGCCAGCCCAGGCGATCATGAATGTGATGGCAAGGTACGGCTGCATGTTGTCGTGCGGCAGGTTGCCGCCGCTGAACGAGATCGAATTTGGATCCATTGCCAATGCAGGCACCACCGGCACGTCGACGTCATACATCTGCACTGCCGACGGCGTGGCGGGGATATTGCCGGCCGGACTCGCTGTGGTCGCGACAGCGGTATTCACCACAAAAGCGTGTGTATGCGCAGGCATTTGGGCCGACAGCAGTGTTACGTTTTCGGTGCCGGCGAGCTGACCCTGGACATACTGCTTGCCCGATCGTGCCCCACCCATGTGCAGCGGAGCACGGCCACGCAGATCGGGCACCGCGAAAGTCTGGACTCCATCACCGCCGTAGGTAGTGCCAATCAAGACGTACAACACTTCGTATTCAGCGATCGACACCAAGCGTCCATCACACGGGAAATAGCCGACCGGTACGAAATTACCACCGAACATGCGGATTTGACCAACAAAACAGGTACTCATGACGGGATTCGCTCCTAGTTACGCGAAGGGAAAGCGCCCTGCAGCGCGATGCAGGCGTTAAGTACGAGATAAGGTTGCTGGTTCGAATGTGGCTGATTGCCACCGGCCATGCCCACGGTCTGCGCCGCCATTGGAACCAGGCCAGCGCCACCCGCAGCGGAGTACATGGTCGCGTTAGTCGCCGCGGCTGCGAGCACGTTGCCCGCTGGCGAAAGTTGTCCGCCCGCAGTCGGCACGGTATTGACCAGATGGTTGTGCGCCGGCAGTTCCGTCAGTGCCAGTGTGTGATTTTCCTCACCGACAAATGCACCGATCGGGTTGGCATTATTGCGGTGCATCGGCGCGCAGCCTTGCAGGTTCGGCAACTGGAAATTGTTGACGCCATTGCCGCCATAAGTTGTACCGATCAACGAAAAGAGTGCCTGATTCTGCTGGACTGGCAACAACTGACCGTTGCACAGCGCCCAGCCACGCGGCGCGAAATTAAAGCCGAATAAGCGGATCTCGGCCACGTAAGGTTGGGACATCGTTTCTCTCCTCTTCTATCGCAAGTGGGATGGTCCAGGGAACAACATCGTACTCAGGGTGCAATGGGGCAGGTTCCGTTGGTGAAGCCAGTGGTGGTGCCGTGGAGGCTCTCGGCAATTGAACCGCCGCCCGGTCCGCTCAGCGTGTTTTGACCATTCAGGAAGTTCTGCACCGCCGTGTAGTCGGTTCCGGCACCGGTATAGCCCTGCAGCTGGAAGGTGCTGTTGGCGCCCGCAGGACTGTCTTCGAGACTGATGCCAACGGCTGGAAGTGAGGTGCCTGCAGCAGCCAGAGTATTACTGGTGGCGTTGAGACAAACGAATGCCTGCGCCAGATTCGCAACCACCGACATTGCATCGGATCCATTCGTGAAGGTCGGCATGTGGACGACATTGTTGGTCGCGGTGATATTGAGTTTGCTCAGCGCCGCTGTACCTGTTTTAGTCACAAAATAAATACCGTTATCCTGCGTGATCTGTTCGATATGATTGCTGTCGACTTGCACCGTAACCGTGCCGGTGCCGTCGTTTAGCAGGTACAGGCCTCTACCGGAGGGCGAACCGGAACCGACTACCGCCGCGGTACCGATCGTATTGCTGTTGACATGCCCGGTGAAGCTACCGCTGCCTTGGAAGTCCAGGTGTATGACATCGGCGCCTGTGCCGTTCATCGTATTGTCGTGGATGTTGAACGTGCCATTGCTGGTGCTGGTGGTCGACGTTTTTGCGTTGATGCCGTTTACGGCGAAATTGCTGAAAGTCGAGTTCGCCACGGTCAAAGCAAGCGCGTCGGTAGCTAGCACACCAATCACATTGCCGGCGCTGCTGCTCAACGCCATGTAATTGAAACTGGTCGCCACTGTCGTATTGGTCACCGAGATTGCCGCGCCCGAGATAGTGATGCCCGAGATCGTCCCGCCTGATCCTGCCGAGCCGCTACCGGTCACGGTGAATGAACCCGCGGACAGATTGTTGAGCAATATCCCGTTGGCGGCGCCACTGGCTGAAACACTGAGGAAATTCAGCGTACCGGCGATGTTGGTCAGGCTAACCGCAACGGCGTTCGCCGTCGTCACAGTGACGCTGTTCTGCACCACCGCCCCGGTCGTGGTGCCGGTGTTGGTGAAGCCGGTCGCACCACTGGTGTTGATATCGAGCGAACTCACGGTGACGTTGTTGCCTGCCAGCGTGACGGTACCAGTCAGCTTCGGTTTGCTGGTTGCTGACGTATTGAGGATCGCCACCCCCGCAATCGCCGGCAGACTGGTGCCTTGGCCCCACAACGTGCTGCTGGCCTTGAGCGAGATCGCACCCGGCGTGGTAGTTGCCGTACCGGCGCTCTTGACGAAGATCGTGTCGCCCGCCAAGTGTGTGCTACTCGCGCTGACCAGCGTGTTGAACGGCGTGGCCGCGGCACCGTTCCCGTTGGTACCGGCGCTGCCATCCACATACCAAACCTTGCCCGCGAGCGTGATTGTCACTGTAGCCGGCGCGCTAGTCACACCATTGCCGTCAGTCACGATGTAGGTAAAGGTATCGGTGGTCCCGGTGACGCCGATCGGCGGCGTATAGGTGAAGTTGCCATTCGCAGCCAGCGTAACGCTACCGATGCCGCTGGTGGCGGACGTGCCCGCGGTCGTCGTCAGCGTGCCAGGGCCGCTATCATTTGAGAATAGGCTCGTGGCGTTGGTGACGTACGGCGTGGTCAGCGTATTGCCCACTGCCAGCGGCGTATTGCCTACCGTGGTGTAGCTGTTATTGCCTGCAATTGGGGCCACCTTGAAGCCGGTCAGCGCCTTGCTGCCCGGACACGTGTTCGCGTCGCTAATCCCGATCGTGACGTTGGCCGCGGCAACCGTCGTGGTTGGCGTGCCGCTGACCACGCCGGTAGCGGCGTTGATGCTCAAGCCTGCCGGCAAGCCAGTCGCACTCCATGTGATCGGCAACGTGCCGCCGGTCTGGGTGAAAGCTGGATTGCTGTAAGCGGTCTGGTACAAGCCATTCGCCAACGCACCGCTGATCGTGATCGTGACGCAAGGCGACAACACCACCAGCGTGAATGATTGCGTCGCTGGTGAACCGACGCCGTTGGTCGCCGAGATCGTGATCGGATAACTACCCGCCGTGCCTGCTGCCGGCGTGCCGCTGAGCAGCCCCGCGGTGGAAAGCGTGACGCCAGACGGCAACGCGCCGGTCTCGCTGAAGCTCGAGCCTGGATAACCGCTGGCGACGACGGTGAACGTACCGGCGCTGCCGATCGTGAAATTGGTCGAGTTAGCGCTGGTGATCGCCGGTGCCTGGTTGATGATCAGGGTGAAGGTTTGCGTCGCATTCGGCGTAACACCGTTGGCCGCCGTCAGCGTGATCGCATACGAGCCGCCCATGCCCGCCGCTGGTATGCCAGCGAGGACACCGGTAGCCGGGTTCAAAGTCACGCCCGAGGGCAGCGTACCGGTTTCGCTGAAGGTGGACGCTGGCGTGCCGCTCGCGGTTACCGTGAAGCTACCCGCAGTACCGACTGTGAACGTGGTGGTGTTGATGCTCGTGATTGCGGGCGCCTGCTTGACGGTCAGGGTGAAGGTCTGGGTTGCGTTCGGGGTGACGCCGTTGTTGGCCGTGAACGTCAAGGCGTAAACGCCTCCCGAGGCCACTGCCGGCGTGCCCGCAAGTACGCCCGTGGCCGGCGTGAACGTCACGCCGCCCGGCAAGGTGCCGGTGACGCTAAGTGTCGGCACCGGTACGCCGTTCGCGGTGACCGTAAACGTGCCAGCCGTGCCAACCGTGAACGTCGTGTTGTTGGCGCTGGTGATGGCCGGTGCCTGCTGAACGGTCAAGGTGAAGGTTTGCGCCGCGTTCGGGGTCACGCCGTTGTTGGCGGTGAACGTCAGCGAATACGTGCCACCGGTACCCGCAGCCGGTGTGCCGGCGAGTACGCCTGTAGCAGCCGTGAAGGTCACGCCGCTCGGCAAGGTACCGCTGATGCTCAGTGTCGGCGCCGGCACACCACTCGCCGTAACCGTGAACGTGCCCGCCGCGCCGACCGTGAACGTGGTCGTGTTGACACTGGTGATCGCTGGGGCCTGATTCACGACCAGCGTAAACGTCTGCGTCGCCGGGCTGCCGACCGAATTGGTCGCGCTGAGGTTCAGCGTGTAGTTTGCTGCCGTACCTGCCGCCGGAATACCAGCCAGTGTCGCCGTTCCATTGCCGTTGTCGACGAGCGTCACACCACTCGGCAAACTGCCGGTTTCGCTCGTGACCGCATTCGGGTAACCGGTCGTGTTGATCGTGAAGCTACCCGCCGTACCGACCACGAAGGTGGTGGTATTGGCGCTGATGATCGCAGGTGCCTGATCGACGATCAGGGTGAAGGTTTGCGTCGCATTCGGGGTAACGCCGTTAGCCGCGGTCAGCGTGATCGAATACGAACCGCCCGTAGTGGCCGCAGGCGTGCCAGCGAGAACGCCGGTGCTCGTATTCAACGTCACGCCCGAGGGCAACGCACCGGTTTCGCTGAAGGTCGATGCCGGCGTGCCGCTGGCGGTTACGGTGAAGCTGCCCGCAGTACCGACGGTGAAGGTGGTTGTGTTGGCGCTGGTGATCGCAGGTGCCTGCTTGATCACGAGCGTGAAGCTCTGCGTCGCTGCACTGCCGACACCGTTGTTGGCGCTGATCGTGATCGGATAACTGCCACCGGTGCCGCCAGCTGGTGTGCCTGCCAGGGTCGCGCTACCGTTGCCATTGTCGGTCAGGATGACACCGCCCGGCAGAGTACCGGTTTCGGTAATTGCAGCACTCGGATTACCGGTCGTGGTGACAGCGAACGTGCCTGCCGTGCCGACCGTAAACGTGGTTGTCGCCACGCTCGTGATCGCCGGCGCCTGATTGACGGTCAAGGTGAAGTTCTGAGTGGCGGGACTACCTACGCCATTCGTTGCCGTGAATGTGATCGGATACGAACCGCCCGTGCCCGCCGCTGGCGTACCGCTCAAGATTCCCGTGGCCGCAACGAACGTCACGCCGCTCGGCAGCGTGCCGCTCTCGCTCAAAGTCGGCGCCGGTGCACCCGAGCCGGTAACGGTAAAGTTGCCTGCTGTGCCTACCGTAAATGTGGTGTTGTTCGCACTGGTGATCGCGGCACCTTGGGTGATGACCAAGGTAAAGTTCTGCGTCGCCGGACTGCCTACGCCATTGCTTGCCGTCAACGTGAGCGGATAACTGCCGGACGTACCCGCGGCCGGTGTACCCGACAAGGTCGCGGTACCGCCGCCGCCCGGTGTGAAGATCACACCGCTCGGCAAGGCGCCCGATTCACTGATCGTTGCGTTCGGCGTGCCGGTGCTGGTGATGCTGAAACTGCCAACCGAGCCGATGTTGAAGGTGGTCGTGTTAGCGCTAGTGATTGCTGGCGCGGCATTCACCGATAACGTGAATGCCTGTGTCGCCGGACTGCCCACACCATTGGTCGCCGTGAATATGATTGGATACGAGCCAGCCGTACCTGCCGCTGGAGTGCCGCTCAGCACACCTGTTGCAGCGACGAAAGTCACACCTGTTGGCAGCACGCCGGTCTGGCTCAAGGTCGGGCTGGGTGTACCTGTTGCGCTGACGGTGAAACTTCCGGACGCTCCCACCACAAATGCCGTGGCACTGCCGCTCGTGATGGTCGGCGCCTGATTAACGACTAGGGTAAAATTCTGTGTTGCCGCGCTGCCGATGCCGTTGTTCGCGGTGATTGCCAACGGATAACTGCCGCCCGCGGCCGCGGCCGGCGTGCCGGACAAGGTCGCCGTGCCATTGCCGTTGTCGGTCAGGGTCACGCCACTCGGCAACGCACCGGTCTTGCTGATCGCCGGGTTCGGATTGCCGGTCGCGTTGACAATAAACGTGCCTGCCGTGCCGACCGTGAACGTGGTCGTCGCCAAGCTGGTGATCGCGGGGGCTTGGTCGATGGTCAGCGTAAAGTTCTGCGTCGCCGGACTGCCCACGCCGTTTGTCGCCGTGAATGTGATCGGATACGAGCCACCTGTGCCCGCTGCCGGTGTGCCGCTCAATATTCCGGTGGCCGCAACAAAAGTCACGCCGCTCGGCAAAGCACCGCTTTCGCTAAGCGTTGGTGCAGGGGCGCCAGCGCCGGTAACGGTGAAGGTACCCGCTGTGCCTACCGTAAAGGTTGTGCTGCTCGGACTCGTGATTGCCGCGCCTTGGGTTACGACCAGCGTGAAGTTCTGCGTCGCCGGACTGCCGATGCTGTTGGTTGCCGTTAACGTGAGCGGATAACTGCCAGATGTGCCTGCCGCTGGCGTGCCCGACAAGGTCGCCGTGCCACCGCCGCCGGGCGTGAAGATCACGCCGCTAGGCAAGGTGCCCGACTCGCCGAGCGTTGCATTCGGTGTACCCGTACTGGTGATGTTGAAGCTGCTCACCGAGCCGACGTTAAACGTGGTCGTGTTGGCGCTGGTGATTGCTGGCGCCTCATTGACCTGCAAGGTAAATGTCTGCGTTGCCGGAACGCCGATACCATTGGTTGCCGTGAACGTGATCGGGTAGCTACCAGCCGTGCCGATCGCTGGAATGCCTGCAAGAATCCCGGTGCCTGGCGCGAAGGTTACACCCGTTGGCAACGCGCCGCTTTCGCTCAAGGTTGGCGATGGTACGCCGCTGGCCGTTACGGTAAAACTTCCACTGGCGCCGACGACAAATGCCGTTGCGTTGGCGCTGGTGATTGTCGGTGCCTGATCGACGGCCAGGGTAAAGTTCTGCGTTGCCGCGGTGCCGATGCCGTTGCTGGCGTTTATCGTGATCGGGTAACTGCCACCCGTGCCCGCTGCTGGCGTACCGGACAATGTAGCTGTGCCATTACCGCCGTCTACCAAGGTCACACCGCTCGGCAATACACCGGTTTCGCTGATTGCCGCATTCGGGTTACCGGTCGTGGTGATACTGAATGTGCCGGCGCTGCCAACTGTAAATGTGGTCGTCGCCGCGCTGATGATTGCCGGCGCCTGATCAACGATCAGCGTGAAATTCTGCGTGGCAGGACTGCCGATGCCATTCGTGGCAGTGAATGTGATCGGATACGAACCGCCCGTGCTCGCTGCCGGTGTGCCACTGAGTACGCCAGTAGCCGCGGTGAAGGTCACACCACTCGGCAGCGCGCCGCTTTCGCTCAGCGTCGGCGTCGGTGCGCCAGAACCGGTGACGGTGAAAGTGCCGGCGGTGCCTACGGTGAAGGTGGTAGTGATCGCGCTGGTAATCGCCGGGCCTTCAGTGATTATCAACGTGAAGTTTTGCGTCGCCGGACTGCTGATGCCATTCGTCGCTGTCAATGTCAGCGGATAACTACCGGACGTACCCGTCGCAGGTGTGCCCGACAAGGTTGCTGTCCCGCCGCTGCCGGGCGTGAAGATCACACCGCTAGGCAACGTGCCTGATTCACCGATCGTTGCGTTCGGTGTGCCGGTGCTAGTGATGCTGAAACTGCTCACCGAACCGACGTTGAAGGTGGTCGTGTTCGTGCTTGTGATCAATGGCGCCTCGTTCACCTGCACGGTTACGATGCCGTCCGAGGTGCCCTGACTGTTGCCGATGCGATACAGGAACGTATAGCTGCCAGCCGTGGTTGGCGCGCCGAGGACAAAACTGCCGTCGGCGTTCAAGGTCAGCGCCGCACCGCCGAGTGTGCCGCTCGCGGCTACGCCGGGTGTATTGTCCGTAACCGAACCACCGAGACTGCCGCCACCGTAGGAACTCATCGTGGCAGGTGGCGCACCGAGCTGATCATTATTCAGCACGCCGGGCGCGCTGATACTCAGGCCCGTGCCGACGCTAGTCGTATAACTGTCGGCGACAGCAACCGGACCGGCAACCACAGTGAACGTGACGGTCGCCGTGGAAGTACCGCCGGAATTGGTCAACGTATAGGTGAAACTGTCGCTGCCCGTATAACCAGTGGTCGGCGTATAAGCAAAGCTGCCGTCGGCGTTCAGTGTCAGCGCACCGTGCGTGGGCGCAGTGTGTGCGCTGATCGTTGCGCTATTTACCGTATCGTTGCTCAACACGCCCGGCGCAGCGATATTAAGCGTGACTCCCGATGATGCAGTATAGCTGTCGTCGACCGTGATCGGCGGACTCAGCGCGTTGACGTTCGCCACGTCGATGCGGAAAAAGATATTACCGGCTTGGGTTGCTGCAAAAAATGCGCGCAAATCGATCGCGGCCTGGCCGCTCGTGGAATCGCCGGCTGGATCGCTGGCAATCGGCGAATAACCGATCCAATCACCGACCTGACCGTCGCTGACAAAGGTGCCGGCCCATGCGATGCCACAGATCAACATGAGCATGGCGGCGAAACGGCGCATGCGCCGACGTGCCGCGCGAGTACCGATAAAAACAACAAGACCGACCAGCAATAGCAACGCCGGAATACCGAATGTCGGAATCGGCTGCGCCGGTGCGCTCGGCTGGATGGCGCCGGGTGTGAACAGAATCGGCGGACCATTGAGCGCGCCGTTCGTGCTTAGCAAAACATCATCACCGATATCGCTCGTACCCACGACATACAGTCGCATGGCACCAGTATTGCCGCCTTGCACCGCTGCCAGCGTGTCGTTCAATTCGACCACCGACGCGCCAGCGACACCGTTACCCAATCCGACCGGATAACCGCCGCCAATGACCGTGCCCGCACCGAACGTACCGCCGGAGCAGGTTTCTCGTGTGACCGTGGTTACGCTCGGCGAAGCGCCCGCATTGACGGTCGCCTGCAGATGGACTTCAGCGCCGCTGATGGTTCCATCGGGAAAGACAACATTGCAGCCGGTACTGGCGCTGTTGTCCGAGTCGATGTAGACACTGTAGTTATAGGTTTGCGCAGCAGCCGGCACGAACGCCGTCAGCACAAACAACGAAGCCGCAAGCAGCGACTCGATAATTCGCTTATTCATTATCTTGCTCCCTGAACGCTATCTGCCTAACCCCGATCCTTTAGGCATTCGCTAACGATAACACTAAAAATTTGCAATTTGTAACCTTTGTCTTCGAGAAATCTTCAACGTCTTAAAAAAACCTGCATGTCGCCCAGGATTCTTACTAAACTAGAAAAATGACTCGACACGTTACTCCGGCGATATTTCGTTTTCGGCTGCTGCTTGGTACCGAGGCCGGATTCGGCCCGGGAAAAGCAGATTTGCTTGAAGCAATTCATGCCTGCGGCTCGATCGCCGCAGCCGGTCGCAGCCTGGGCATGAGTTACAAACGCGCGTGGCAACTTGCCGAAGAGTTGAACCATTGTTTTCGCGATCCGTTGATCGAAGCGAACAAGGGTGGCAGTGGTGGTGGCGGTGCTCAGCTCACGCCATTGGGACTGGATATTGTCGCGCGCTTCCGTGCCATCGAAGCCAAGTCCGCCACTGTGCTCGCCAAGGAGTTGCGCGCTTTCGGGCGACTGGTGCGCGCGCCCGACGACACCGCTTGAATCGTATGACAAACATTTCGCACGCCGAAAATCTGCGCTCGGAGATCGGTGCAAATAATAGCTGCCTCGATTGATCGACATCATGGCAATATAGTCAGCTGACTATAACGAATCGAGATATACGATGTCCGCCAGATATTCCCATGTTCTTTCGCGTTGCAGTCTGCTGCTGCCGTTGGCTTTGCTGCCGCTGGCCTCCGCCTTTGCCGCAGAAGAACTGACCGTTTCGGCAGCTGCGAGCTTGTCGAATGCTTTCGGTGACATCGCCAAGATGTTTGAAGCGAAACATCCTGGCGACAAGGTCATCCTCAACTTTGCCGCATCCGATGTATTGCTGAAACAGATTGAACAAGGCGCGCCCGCCGATGTGTTCGCCAGCGCAGATGAAATCACGATGGATCGCGCCGGTAGCGCGCAACGGATCGATGGTTCCACGCGCACCGATTTCGCCGGCAATACGCTGGTGCTGATCGTGCCCAACGGCACGACACAAACCCCGCCAAACTTGAGCGCGCTCCAAGCGGAATCGTTCAAGCATATCGCGATCGGCAATCCCGCCAGTGTTCCGGCCGGACGTTATGCACAGGCGGCATTGACCGAGCAGAATCTGTGGCAGCCCTTACAAGTGAAACTCGTGCTCGCGCAAAACGTGCGACAAGCACTGGACTACGTCGCACGCAACGAAGCCGATGCGGGATTTGTCTACGCCACCGATGCGGCGACCCAAGCCGAAAAAGTGCATGTCGCTTTGACCGTGCCGACCAAGACTGCGATCAGCTATCCGGTGGCGATGGTCAGCGCCTCCGCACATGCGGCGCTGGCACGCGAATTCATCGCGGCGCTGAAATCTGCCGAGGCGCAGGCCATCCTCAAACGTTACGGTTTCAGTCTGCCGAACTGACCGATGTCCGCAGCGATCCTCACACCGCTATTGCTGACGTTTGAGATCGCTGCAATAGCGACTGCGCTCGCGCTGTTTTTTGGCGTGGCGCTGGCGGCATTGCTTGCACGCGGCAAGGGATTTTTACGCGACCTGATCGAAGCGGTATTGACCTTGCCGCTGGTATTGCCGCCAACCGTGCTCGGTTATTACCTGCTGGTATTGCTCGGACGCGAAGGTTTTGTCGGCGCATGGTTGCAGCAGTTCGGCATCCATCTGATCTTCACCACGACAGGTGCCGTTATCGCCGCGAGTGTGGTGGCGTTTCCGATGGTGTTGCGCGCTGCGCGTGCGGCGTTTGCCGATGTCGATCCGCAGCTCGAAAATGCCGCACGCACGCTCGGCGCAAATCCACTCGCGATATTTCTCGGCATCACTTTGCCGCTGGCGTGGCGCGGCGTGATGGCCGGCGCGTTGCTCGCATTCGCGCGCGCGATGGGCGAATTCGGCGCAACCCTGATGGTCGCCGGCAGCTTGCCCGGACGCACACAAACCCTGTCGATTGCGATCTACGAAGCGGTAATGGCCGGCGACGATACGCAGGCGCGTATGCTGGTGCTGGTCGCGCTCGCCAGCAGCTTTCTGATCCTGCTGCTGGCCGCGCAATTGTTGCAACGTGCGCCGCGCCAAC
The sequence above is drawn from the Pseudolysobacter antarcticus genome and encodes:
- a CDS encoding phage tail protein, whose translation is MSTCFVGQIRMFGGNFVPVGYFPCDGRLVSIAEYEVLYVLIGTTYGGDGVQTFAVPDLRGRAPLHMGGARSGKQYVQGQLAGTENVTLLSAQMPAHTHAFVVNTAVATTASPAGNIPATPSAVQMYDVDVPVVPALAMDPNSISFSGGNLPHDNMQPYLAITFMIAWAGVFPTRN
- a CDS encoding phage tail protein, with the translated sequence MTSPFLAEIRMFAGSFAPSRNAFCDGALLPIQQYSALFSLIGVSFGGNGTSNFGLPNLQGSIPIGTGAGPGLSPRVIGESGGSAGVTLLQNQMPQHNHVMNSISPRAAVGVSAPVTGAAFTKSGNGNAYAPYATTPPTVALAPLPMQGGSLPHNNVMPSLPITFIIALQGVFPQRN
- a CDS encoding beta strand repeat-containing protein yields the protein MNKRIIESLLAASLFVLTAFVPAAAQTYNYSVYIDSDNSASTGCNVVFPDGTISGAEVHLQATVNAGASPSVTTVTRETCSGGTFGAGTVIGGGYPVGLGNGVAGASVVELNDTLAAVQGGNTGAMRLYVVGTSDIGDDVLLSTNGALNGPPILFTPGAIQPSAPAQPIPTFGIPALLLLVGLVVFIGTRAARRRMRRFAAMLMLICGIAWAGTFVSDGQVGDWIGYSPIASDPAGDSTSGQAAIDLRAFFAATQAGNIFFRIDVANVNALSPPITVDDSYTASSGVTLNIAAPGVLSNDTVNSATISAHTAPTHGALTLNADGSFAYTPTTGYTGSDSFTYTLTNSGGTSTATVTFTVVAGPVAVADSYTTSVGTGLSISAPGVLNNDQLGAPPATMSSYGGGSLGGSVTDNTPGVAASGTLGGAALTLNADGSFVLGAPTTAGSYTFLYRIGNSQGTSDGIVTVQVNEAPLITSTNTTTFNVGSVSSFSITSTGTPNATIGESGTLPSGVIFTPGSGGTATLSGTPATGTSGSYPLTLTATNGISSPATQNFTLIITEGPAITSAITTTFTVGTAGTFTVTGSGAPTPTLSESGALPSGVTFTAATGVLSGTPAASTGGSYPITFTATNGIGSPATQNFTLIVDQAPAIISAATTTFTVGSAGTFSITTTGNPNAAISETGVLPSGVTLVDGGNGTATLSGTPAAGTGGSYPITINASNGIGTAATQNFTLAVDQAPTITSANATAFVVGASGSFTVTASGVPSPTLSESGALPTGVTFAPGTGILAGIPAIGTAGSYPITFTATNGIGVPATQTFTLQVNEAPAITSANTTTFNVGSVSSFNITSTGTPNATLGESGTLPSGVIFTPGGGGTATLSGTPAAGTSGSYPLTLTATNSIGSPATQNFTLVVTQGAAITSPSSTTFTVGTAGTFTVTGAGAPAPTLSESGALPSGVTFVAATGILSGTPAAGTGGSYPITFTATNGVGSPATQNFTLTIDQAPAITSLATTTFTVGTAGTFIVNATGNPNPAISKTGALPSGVTLTDNGNGTATLSGTPAAAAGGSYPLAITANNGIGSAATQNFTLVVNQAPTITSGSATAFVVGASGSFTVSATGTPSPTLSQTGVLPTGVTFVAATGVLSGTPAAGTAGSYPIIFTATNGVGSPATQAFTLSVNAAPAITSANTTTFNIGSVGSFSITSTGTPNATISESGALPSGVIFTPGGGGTATLSGTPAAGTSGSYPLTLTASNGVGSPATQNFTLVITQGAAITSANNTTFTVGTAGNFTVTGSGAPAPTLSESGTLPSGVTFVAATGILSGTPAAGTGGSYPITFTATNGVGSPATQNFTLTVNQAPAITSVATTTFTVGTAGTFAVTTTGNPSAAITETGTLPGGVILTDNGNGSATLAGTPAGGTGGSYPITISANNGVGSAATQSFTLVIKQAPAITSANTTTFTVGTAGSFTVTASGTPASTFSETGALPSGVTLNTSTGVLAGTPAATTGGSYSITLTAANGVTPNATQTFTLIVDQAPAIISANTTTFVVGTAGSFTINTTGYPNAVTSETGSLPSGVTLVDNGNGTATLAGIPAAGTAANYTLNLSATNSVGSPATQTFTLVVNQAPAITSVNTTTFTVGAAGTFTVTASGVPAPTLSISGTLPSGVTFTAATGVLAGTPAAGTGGTYSLTFTANNGVTPNAAQTFTLTVQQAPAITSANNTTFTVGTAGTFTVTANGVPVPTLSVTGTLPGGVTFTPATGVLAGTPAVASGGVYALTFTANNGVTPNATQTFTLTVKQAPAITSINTTTFTVGTAGSFTVTASGTPASTFSETGTLPSGVTLNPATGVLAGIPAAGMGGSYAITLTAANGVTPNATQTFTLIINQAPAITSANSTNFTIGSAGTFTVVASGYPGSSFSETGALPSGVTLSTAGLLSGTPAAGTAGSYPITISATNGVGSPATQSFTLVVLSPCVTITISGALANGLYQTAYSNPAFTQTGGTLPITWSATGLPAGLSINAATGVVSGTPTTTVAAANVTIGISDANTCPGSKALTGFKVAPIAGNNSYTTVGNTPLAVGNTLTTPYVTNATSLFSNDSGPGTLTTTAGTSATSGIGSVTLAANGNFTYTPPIGVTGTTDTFTYIVTDGNGVTSAPATVTITLAGKVWYVDGSAGTNGNGAAATPFNTLVSASSTHLAGDTIFVKSAGTATTTPGAISLKASSTLWGQGTSLPAIAGVAILNTSATSKPKLTGTVTLAGNNVTVSSLDINTSGATGFTNTGTTTGAVVQNSVTVTTANAVAVSLTNIAGTLNFLSVSASGAANGILLNNLSAGSFTVTGSGSAGSGGTISGITISGAAISVTNTTVATSFNYMALSSSAGNVIGVLATDALALTVANSTFSNFAVNGINAKTSTTSTSNGTFNIHDNTMNGTGADVIHLDFQGSGSFTGHVNSNTIGTAAVVGSGSPSGRGLYLLNDGTGTVTVQVDSNHIEQITQDNGIYFVTKTGTAALSKLNITATNNVVHMPTFTNGSDAMSVVANLAQAFVCLNATSNTLAAAGTSLPAVGISLEDSPAGANSTFQLQGYTGAGTDYTAVQNFLNGQNTLSGPGGGSIAESLHGTTTGFTNGTCPIAP
- the modA gene encoding molybdate ABC transporter substrate-binding protein, whose product is MSARYSHVLSRCSLLLPLALLPLASAFAAEELTVSAAASLSNAFGDIAKMFEAKHPGDKVILNFAASDVLLKQIEQGAPADVFASADEITMDRAGSAQRIDGSTRTDFAGNTLVLIVPNGTTQTPPNLSALQAESFKHIAIGNPASVPAGRYAQAALTEQNLWQPLQVKLVLAQNVRQALDYVARNEADAGFVYATDAATQAEKVHVALTVPTKTAISYPVAMVSASAHAALAREFIAALKSAEAQAILKRYGFSLPN
- the modB gene encoding molybdate ABC transporter permease subunit, producing MSAAILTPLLLTFEIAAIATALALFFGVALAALLARGKGFLRDLIEAVLTLPLVLPPTVLGYYLLVLLGREGFVGAWLQQFGIHLIFTTTGAVIAASVVAFPMVLRAARAAFADVDPQLENAARTLGANPLAIFLGITLPLAWRGVMAGALLAFARAMGEFGATLMVAGSLPGRTQTLSIAIYEAVMAGDDTQARMLVLVALASSFLILLLAAQLLQRAPRQRGA
- a CDS encoding phage tail protein → MSQPYVAEIRLFGFNFAPRGWALCNGQLLPVQQNQALFSLIGTTYGGNGVNNFQLPNLQGCAPMHRNNANPIGAFVGEENHTLALTELPAHNHLVNTVPTAGGQLSPAGNVLAAAATNATMYSAAGGAGLVPMAAQTVGMAGGNQPHSNQQPYLVLNACIALQGAFPSRN
- a CDS encoding winged helix-turn-helix domain-containing protein — encoded protein: MTRHVTPAIFRFRLLLGTEAGFGPGKADLLEAIHACGSIAAAGRSLGMSYKRAWQLAEELNHCFRDPLIEANKGGSGGGGAQLTPLGLDIVARFRAIEAKSATVLAKELRAFGRLVRAPDDTA